The genomic window gcggggaaccaatcacgacagacctggtagacagaaggagggactttatatagACCAGAAGAAATCCAGttgttttgtgagaagagggacagcggtgaacaacagacttgaaatatgtgaaatataaagcgtttttttaaattagaaacttgaacatccattgttaaacacccaaaaaacacaaCCAAAGCCAGTAAAACAGCCAAAAACTGGCTCCTTTAAACTGACTAAATTTGTActtgtgttacattttaaaatgtgtgtttgtgtgttcaggtgtgtttggtgagtCAGTGTCCGTGCTGGAGGGAAATCCTGTCTGTCTCCACACTAATGTTACTGACATGCAGAAAGTTTATCTGATATGGTCGTACAGGAGTTCCATTATCGCTAAATTGGATGCAGCGACTCAGGAAATCTCACTATATGATGTTGATGAAGGGATATTTGAAGACAGACTGCAGTTGGACAACCggactggatctctcaccatcaatGACATCAGAACCAAACACTCTGGACTTTATCAACTAAAGATCATCAGCCACCAAACCTTAACCAAGACCTTCAGTCTTACTGTACAGGGTGAGTATAAGACAAAAGTCACAAAAGTGACAATTTCTTTGTCTTATACTCTCAGGAAAATCTCACAGATGCTACTGTTTGTATTCCAGATGTGTTCTTTGCTGGTCTAGAAAACAAGAGAGAAGGAGATTCGGTGACTCTAAACACTGGAATAACTGAAATGAAGAAACACAATCTAATGATGTGGATGTTTGGACCTTTAAATCCAGACGTTCTTCTTGcagaaatcaaaataaacactCATAACATCACGTATGGTTTTGATGAGAGATACACAGACAGACTTCATCTGGATCATGAGTCTGGATCTCTAACCATCAGAGATCTCAAACCTACAGACACGGGAGTTTATCAACTACAGATCTCCAACAACAAAGAGACCATATACAAGAGATTCAACGTGTTTGTTGGTAAGATCATGTCTTTTAATCGAACATTAATCTGAGTTATATGAGCATATGGAGAGTTTGGTtccaacatgttttttattgtgcattctaaTTTAAGCCAcgataactaaaaaaatacagctaactaccacaattaaacacaataaaaacatgataacataataaaaaacatgattttagaaatgattgtttttcatcttaaagtgatctcattttggaaccaaactcttcataaatTGTTTGAAACCACGTGATGATTTGAGCACCGCAGCCAGTTCATTTAAGTTGACAATATTTTAGCATGTGTAATATTTGCATTAATCATTGTCTGGGATAAGAACGGTAAAAGTAGCTGTCAGTCGTTAATGTCTGTTTCTCTTTAGATGACGCAGAACCGGGACTGTCCTCGGGGTTCATAGCTCTGATTTGTGCTGCGGTCCTGCTGCCTGCGCTGGGGGTTCTGGGTGTGGTTTACTTTCGCTGCAAATACTCCAATCTCAAAGGTAATCGATTAAAGatccattttatgaaatataataatcatttttgtacATTAGGAGTGTACGTTGTTCTTTTGTATAAGCTAAGCATTATTTTCcacaatcatttaatattatcattatttttttattatttgtttaacttTTTGTTGAAAGGGTGACTAAGGAAATAACTTATTGTTAGTTGTTGTAGTTAatgttattatgtttatgaAGGTTAAATATGAAAACATTCCGTGTTACAAAGCGACTAGTAGTCTTGGCAGCACATAGTATAATTACAATTAAAGTATAATTACATCAGATTACACtttactataaaaataaaaatctataattAGTGATTCACATTTAAGAAATGAATGTAGAAATTAAATTCAGACGGCGAGTCGCAATAAATTCATAAGCCGTCTGTGAAAGTGTTTCGGTTTGTTCTCTGTATTTGTGTGAGACAGATGAAAGGAAGaccgtgtcagtgatggagggaaaTTCTGCCCGGCTAAAAACTGGAACGTCTGAAATACAAAGAGATCACGAGATAGTCTGGAGGTTTGGAGCCAAAGGTCCCGTCATCGCTCAGTTCCAGAAGAAGACTGATAATATTTCATATAGTGATGATGAGAGATTCAGAAACAAACTTCATCTGAACCGAGagactggagatctcaccatcaACGACATCAAAATCACAATCTCTGGAGATTATCATCTGGACATCACCAACAGAACCAAAATCAACAGATCTAAGAGATTCAAGGTTGTGGTTCGAGGTGAGAAgctcaaagaaatgtataaagatttTGTCCTTCGTCTCATTGTTTGGATTGTGAAGAGTTCATAGCTCCCAACAAACCCCAAACATTCTCGTCCTGTGTTTTTCTTGGGagtttgtccaaatatctttagagGGTCCAAATGTTAAAGGGTGGATGTGTAGCTGGATCTCATGGAAATTCAGGACAATTTGAGACGTATTTTGATGTAGAATTTGATTTGATCAAGCTAGCATTTTAGAATCGTAAAACCTTCAGTTGAAATAAAAAGCAGAAGCTGTActtgaatattgttgaagatGTGCTTCATGTCCATCTCTTCATTAATCGACATGTTTGTTGTGATATGAAGTGGACACACTGAAGGTCACAGAAGGAGAGACTGTTGAACTACAGACCGGCGTTTCTCAACTACAGAGCGATGAGAAGATCCAGTGGAGATGTGGACCTAAAGATGTCATCATAGCTGAAATCGATGGAAAGACCAAAGAGACGTCCTTCAACACCAATGATGAGCAATTTAATCACAGACTCCATCTGAATGATCAGAgcggatctctcaccatcacaaacattaaaaacacagacGCTGGAGGATACGAGCTACACATCAAGAGCAGAAACACGACGTCATATAAGAGATTCAACGTTCTCGTCTGGTGTGAGTACATCAAATCTGTTTCAAGCAATAGTGATAAACTGATCAATGTGACGTGCAATAAAGTTGTGTTCTGTAGTTCATACATTGAAGCACACGGCGGGTGATTCTGTCACTCTTCACACGGGTGTCTGTGAGTTAAAGGGAGATGATCGGATTCTGTGGACGTTTGGAGATAAAAACACCACCATCGCTGAAATCAACCGGGCCGGCGGTCACGTGTGGGTGTATGACGGTAATGATGAGAggttcagagacagactgaaacTCAACGAACAGAACGGAGATCTgaccatcacaaacatcagcAGAGGACATTCAGACGTCTACAATCTACAGATCACAACCAGCGCAGACAACACGTGCACCAGCGCAGACAACACGTGCACCAGCACAAACAACATGTGCAAGAGATTCATGCTCATCGCAAACGGTAATTTTAACCTTTAACTGTGATTGGTTTAAAAAgattgttggttcaacttaaaaaaaataagttacctggttgcctcaACTTTGAGTTCATACAACTTATTAACTAAATTCAttgagttaactaatatttttaagttaaattaactcaaaattttaaggcaacataccaaaaaataaaaaatattttttacagtgtaacaatcagggctgcgtttcccaaaagcatcgtaagccGTTGGTCGCAGCTCCACTGGTGACAATGGTTCTAAAATCAACTTGATGTTacaatgcttttgggaaacgcagccctggtaagttttaatgttcatgtttttatttttgtgatgaaATGTAGAGAAACTGGAGTCggtgatggagggagattcaGTCACACTACACCCTGATGATGCTGACATACAGAGAGATGATGTGATGATGCTGTGGATGTTTGGACCGGATGATAATCTCATAGCTAAAGCTGATCAAAACCAGAAGATTCTTTATGATGGAGCTGACGGGAGATTTAAAGAGAAACTCCATCTGAACGATCAGAgaggatctctcaccatcacaaacatcaacACTAAACACGCTGGACTTTATAAACTACACATCAtcagcaacacacacaccaaataCAAGAGATTCAGAGTTACTGTTCGAGGTGAGACGTTTGTCTTTCACAGTAATATCTCTGACATGAATGCACACAATAAATAGTTAAATTGTAATACAGTAGATGAATAGATGATTTTATTGTAAGGAACTATTCTGCTTTCAAGATATTTTGGCTATTTAACCTGACGCAAAACAGTCATTTGTTCATCGTTTTTTTCGCCATTTGTCACAGTCTTGTGATGGTGTAATATTTTGTGACATCAACattgttatttgtcttgttttctcacaggtaatagagagagagacggtTCTCAAGATCTCACAGAAGGGATTCCTTTACTTCCAGTATAAACCTCACATCAGCAATAGTACGTCGTTTGTTTGTAATGCCAACACTATTTGAAATGAACGAATCCAgcattatttgttgttttctaGACATTTAAGGCTTTGTTCACACTGCACAGAATCTGATGTATCAGAATGACGGAGTTCACACAGACATTTCAGTCGACAGTCATTCGGTCAGACAGGGTTTATTCAACAAAATGTGAAAACGTTATCCTGCATTATGTCAACATAAACTTGTTATTATCTTGAaagtcatatttttttacattgaatgAATGAGTGTTGGGATTGGAtgtattcttctgtggaaaggGACTTTATCACTAATATTGTCTGAATATTTATTGTCCAATGTATGTTTCCAGTGGCCTATCTTGATGTTATttgttactgtatgttttgtgttgatGATCACTGAAGTTAGTATTGAAAGGgatctcatttacatatttagaaATCAGTACAATGTGCATGTCTGCCATCACACGCTAACTATTTAAATGCATTCATATATCATGACATGGTGTATTTGATACCTATATACTTTTCCGATATGAACATCATTTGCACAGTATGCATTATTACCAGTTATTGTATAATAAGCACATCATTTGCACAGTATCACATTACACAATATACTGCATAATATGCACAATATTTCTATACATTACTCAAAATACAGATTGTGCTCAGAAGCAGGTCAGTATTCAGGTACAAGGTTTATTATAGAGGAGCTGTTCTCAGATCAAtgtctaatgtttttttttttttataaatgtactgaTCTGGACACAAACGTGTGCGTgttggtttattattattattactcaatATATGTGTCAGTataatgtgatgtttttatgtaACTGCTTTGATTAATTCTGGATTATTTAATAGGTGTTGGtgtacagtgttgggtgtaactagttactaagtaattagttactgtaatttaatgacttttcccttaaaaaactaaagtaagggattactcttattttttctgtaatttcagattttcagatgtaattgaactaaatactttgtaatgtatacaatagtggaatagacattaaaattcaaaatcttaaaatgcatgcattaatgtatctttctcacatttgtaatacaagtcaattaataattgtacttaatgtagttttatattatttatttgaatgaattaagagtcaTTTTGTGTCTATCCtacaatcacttaactaatcaaggttgatataagatatagaaagtaattagtaataagtaattaaatactttttggagagagtaatttgtacagtaatctaattactctactaaatatgtaattagtaaattgtaattaattacttttcagagtaacttacacaACACAGGTGGTGTATAGCCTACAAGTAAATGAAATAGTTGAAATCGTGGAAATCAGTGTTTCCATGTCCAACCACCAGATGGCGCTGCAGTGTAATCTGCGTTAGGAGACACCGCTGGACTGGTCACTGttttctacacacacacacacacacacacacacacacacacacacacacacacacacacacacacacatagctttCAGATGGACTGCTCTTTCTCACATTTTCTTGCatacacattaacacatttaCATCAGCAGAGAAGAtctgtcagtggttttgtcgcTTCGGGTTCCCAATGGTTCAGTTTTCTGAGAGCTCATTTCTCAGTATTTATTTAGCACACAGGCGCTTGCAAgaacatttaaataatgtaGTTCCTCTTTCTTTGCTTCTATCTGTTTCTTCTTAATCAAACAactgtatttaaacattttgccgTTTTATCCAGAGATATTTACAATGCGTTTGAAGCATTGCATTACAAAATAGTATAACAATATCAATCTGATTGAATAACAGACCCATCAGTCATTTAACTGAGTGTCTGATCTCTTCTTCTGTTCATCTCTTCTGGATCTGACGTCATAAACCAGAACAGCTACAGTAGCCACGCCCACCAGAGGAGAGACGACCAATCGGATCACAACTTCAGTAAAACCACAACAGCAGTAGAATTCTGCAGAAGGAGCTGtaacaataaaactgaattatGATTCATCACAATCTCTCAAACAGAATGTGTTATTTGCTCTGTGTTTACTCAACTACAATCATGAAAAAGTTCATTTGTGTGGATCAGTGAATAACACAGCTGATGTACCTGAACACGTGTGACAGACATCAGTGTTGAGATGTTGAGTCTGGTTTGTGATGGGATTGTTCACTACACAACTGTAGCTGTAAGAATCATCCAGACACTCCAGATGAAGAGAGATGCTGCTGATGTCTCTGTgttcagacacactgatgctggacaaaaaactctttcctttgtaccaggagacactcacatgtgacacattcatcactgaacacaacacagaacAGTTTGAggctgatgatgatgaagaattggtgatgacaggaacaggcagacgagctgaaaaaaacacattttctagatgaacagtaaataaacagtaaatagTTGTTTTATTAGTTAGTTTGTTCTCCTCTACTCACCGTGGACAGTAATGTTGAATGTGTTGAGTTTGGTGTTGGTGCTGGTGTTGGTCACTTCATAAAGTCCAGAGTCTGTGATTCTggtgtttgtgatggtgagagatccagtatgatccagcttcagtctgtctctgaatctcccGTCATCTCTTCCTTCATATATCTCAACTTTACCGTCTTCTATGGTGATTTCAGCTATGAGATATGCTTTAGGTCCAAACATCCACTTGATGCCCTTTCTCCCCTGATGTTCAGTCAGATTCATAGACAGAATAACAGAATCTCCTTCAGTCACTGACACAAACTCacaaccaaacacacctgaaaatTACACAACAACTGAAGTTTATTCAATTCTATGATCTCTCAGACAGATCTTGTCTACACATGTAAGTGCTGCTGCTACACAAATTAAATTACATCAGAATCCTAAATCTTATATTCTATATATGATCCACACCGAAGCTCTTGAGCTTATCTTATATTGCTCTGgtcattcatttcatttcatttcatttttttggttgaTTGCTACAAACATCTACAGAAACCTCCCTGTGATAATTCACTATTATATCTGTCTTTCTATCTTTAGCTGTTTTATTCTGTGCTGAAAATGCGAAACTCACCAGACAGACTCCAgaagaacaaacagaaaaaaatcacatcagACATTTTCTTCAACAGCTCACAgaacaaaaatgttataaatggaTCCGGACCCTCATGAACGCTCTGATAAGTGAATATGTTACACTGACTTGAGTCTGATCAACACTTCTTGTTTTAGTCATCTCTCATTTCCTTTAGATGTTTGGTGGGTGGGAAGCATCATAATGTctcttaaattaataaaacagatgaatgtttctttatatttataatatttcacACCAGCAAGTGTGCTGATTGTAAGCCTATTAGCATGGTTGTAAATGTGAtaatttcatttcttttcatgtGCTGACACAATATTATTGATTTAATGTGAAACGATACATTATGAATTTGTAACTGCATGAATTCCccttgttttgaaaaaaaaacatgtccaaTGACCTAAATCCACCTAAATGATGTCCAATGTCTTTATAATCATCATCCATCCCATCACAGAGTGCAGTGTGAGCGCCCCCTGCTGTTCACATCAACCTCTTACAGCTGGACTGACACCTCGGGAAACAAGTTGTCAACataaactttttattttcatattaaaatataataacatacgtgtaaataatatatgaatgaatgagtgagTGTTGGGATCGGAGGTATTCTTCATGAAAAGGAACTTAATATTTCTGTGTGTCATTCCAGcatatttgtgttatttgttaCGGCGTGTTTTATATTGAATATCACTGAATTCAGTGTTAAAACTGATCTGCAAACTCATTTggtttcatttacatatttaaaaatcagTATAATGTCCACCAACACACACTAGCTGttaaattcatttatatttgagacatgacatgatttattttatacatataaaaatTCTGATATGACACAATAC from Triplophysa rosa linkage group LG25, Trosa_1v2, whole genome shotgun sequence includes these protein-coding regions:
- the LOC130548400 gene encoding hepatic and glial cell adhesion molecule-like: MSDVIFFCLFFWSLSGVFGCEFVSVTEGDSVILSMNLTEHQGRKGIKWMFGPKAYLIAEITIEDGKVEIYEGRDDGRFRDRLKLDHTGSLTITNTRITDSGLYEVTNTSTNTKLNTFNITVHARLPVPVITNSSSSSASNCSVLCSVMNVSHVSVSWYKGKSFLSSISVSEHRDISSISLHLECLDDSYSYSCVVNNPITNQTQHLNTDVCHTCSAPSAEFYCCCGFTEVVIRLVVSPLVGVATVAVLVYDVRSRRDEQKKRSDTQLND
- the LOC130548392 gene encoding uncharacterized protein LOC130548392; protein product: MVWIWISQINTIMMMEPLMSVIILLRLNSVFGESVSVLEGNPVCLHTNVTDMQKVYLIWSYRSSIIAKLDAATQEISLYDVDEGIFEDRLQLDNRTGSLTINDIRTKHSGLYQLKIISHQTLTKTFSLTVQDVFFAGLENKREGDSVTLNTGITEMKKHNLMMWMFGPLNPDVLLAEIKINTHNITYGFDERYTDRLHLDHESGSLTIRDLKPTDTGVYQLQISNNKETIYKRFNVFVDDAEPGLSSGFIALICAAVLLPALGVLGVVYFRCKYSNLKDERKTVSVMEGNSARLKTGTSEIQRDHEIVWRFGAKGPVIAQFQKKTDNISYSDDERFRNKLHLNRETGDLTINDIKITISGDYHLDITNRTKINRSKRFKVVVRVDTLKVTEGETVELQTGVSQLQSDEKIQWRCGPKDVIIAEIDGKTKETSFNTNDEQFNHRLHLNDQSGSLTITNIKNTDAGGYELHIKSRNTTSYKRFNVLVWFHTLKHTAGDSVTLHTGVCELKGDDRILWTFGDKNTTIAEINRAGGHVWVYDGNDERFRDRLKLNEQNGDLTITNISRGHSDVYNLQITTSADNTCTSADNTCTSTNNMCKRFMLIANEKLESVMEGDSVTLHPDDADIQRDDVMMLWMFGPDDNLIAKADQNQKILYDGADGRFKEKLHLNDQRGSLTITNINTKHAGLYKLHIISNTHTKYKRFRVTVRGNRERDGSQDLTEGIPLLPV